The Pantoea phytobeneficialis genome has a segment encoding these proteins:
- a CDS encoding PAAR domain-containing protein has product MAKGIVLCQGDKTKCGGKITAGTAQGFSFGKPQAREGDPVTCGKNGKTYRIIGGISHYTSGPDNKRIAGSLDSHSSCPCKAKIIPSNLYPTYTQEDAPVMRGMDATKQVPAETATKPNQFIQNLLEQNRQLVISQQNEKPIPDGVYIWTEIIGAGHTFVSVHENDHIYLYTYGRFGRRGPGGLTGDGILNFLKDEDAEDYYKKELYKMNASVFHINDADITLTRYYFEDLWIKGTPAIKTERMPETTQRRGRTIDKYDVTGNNCTTHSISGIKFSGSTVFNNSYSSLTTQLPIEAEEDFTVPLSLQRYLGKKAVDMSSMLVMEMTNNFKKQFSNDDSIHPLPKSLDGIANQVAAGIATTGDSLSPYSGGTIGGFFVGSYDIDEKD; this is encoded by the coding sequence ATGGCGAAAGGCATCGTGCTTTGTCAGGGTGACAAGACTAAATGCGGCGGTAAAATTACCGCAGGAACAGCGCAAGGTTTTTCTTTCGGTAAGCCTCAGGCAAGGGAAGGCGATCCTGTTACCTGTGGGAAAAATGGCAAAACGTATCGAATCATTGGCGGTATATCTCACTATACCAGCGGACCCGATAATAAGCGTATTGCCGGCTCGCTGGACAGCCACAGCTCCTGCCCCTGTAAGGCGAAAATTATTCCTTCCAATCTTTATCCTACTTATACGCAGGAAGATGCTCCGGTGATGAGGGGGATGGATGCCACCAAACAAGTGCCTGCTGAAACGGCAACAAAACCGAATCAATTTATCCAAAATCTTCTGGAGCAAAACAGGCAACTTGTTATCAGCCAACAAAATGAAAAACCTATTCCAGATGGCGTTTATATCTGGACAGAAATCATCGGTGCAGGACACACGTTTGTTTCTGTACATGAAAATGATCATATATATCTATATACGTATGGGCGGTTTGGTCGACGAGGCCCTGGTGGGCTGACGGGGGATGGAATCCTCAACTTTTTGAAGGATGAAGATGCAGAAGACTACTATAAAAAGGAACTTTATAAAATGAATGCTAGTGTATTTCACATCAATGACGCAGACATAACACTGACCAGATATTACTTTGAAGATCTATGGATTAAAGGTACTCCAGCAATTAAAACAGAGAGAATGCCTGAAACAACTCAAAGGAGAGGTCGTACTATAGACAAGTATGATGTTACTGGAAATAACTGTACAACACATTCCATCTCTGGAATAAAATTTTCCGGTTCAACTGTATTTAATAATAGTTATAGTTCATTAACTACACAGCTACCCATCGAAGCAGAGGAAGACTTTACTGTTCCTTTATCTCTACAAAGATATTTAGGAAAAAAAGCAGTGGACATGTCTTCTATGCTCGTCATGGAAATGACGAATAATTTTAAAAAACAATTTTCTAATGATGATAGCATCCACCCTTTACCAAAGTCTCTCGACGGAATAGCCAATCAAGTTGCTGCTGGAATCGCTACTACTGGCGATTCTTTATCCCCATACTCAGGTGGAACCATTGGTGGTTTTTTTGTAGGTTCTTATGACATTGACGAAAAAGACTAA
- a CDS encoding response regulator, which yields MQPEMIDVLIVEDENTLAQLHADLIGEHPRLRLVGVASSLAEARVLMKSKQPKLVLLDNYLPDGKGITLISDPLVLHANCSVIFITAASDMDTCSQAIRNGAFDYILKPVSWKRLSQSLERFVQFAEQQRVWKIVDQQNVDSLYQLQAKNYRQDNGSKGIEEKTLALVQRMFAEAAQRCFSVDEVVSETGLSKTTTRRYLEHCVDAGFLAVEMQYGKIGHPRRMYRRVAES from the coding sequence ATGCAACCTGAAATGATAGACGTATTGATTGTAGAAGATGAAAACACACTCGCGCAGTTGCATGCCGATCTGATCGGCGAACATCCGCGCCTGCGGCTGGTGGGGGTTGCCTCGTCACTCGCTGAAGCTCGGGTGTTAATGAAGAGCAAGCAGCCAAAGCTGGTGCTGCTCGACAATTATTTGCCGGACGGTAAAGGCATCACGTTGATCAGCGATCCATTGGTTTTGCACGCCAACTGTTCGGTAATTTTTATCACTGCCGCCAGCGATATGGATACCTGTAGCCAGGCAATCCGCAATGGTGCCTTCGACTATATTCTCAAGCCTGTCTCATGGAAGCGTTTAAGCCAATCACTGGAACGTTTTGTGCAATTCGCCGAACAGCAGCGAGTATGGAAGATTGTTGATCAGCAAAACGTTGATTCGCTCTATCAACTTCAGGCGAAAAATTACCGCCAGGATAACGGCAGCAAAGGTATAGAAGAAAAGACGCTGGCGCTGGTACAAAGAATGTTTGCCGAAGCCGCACAACGTTGTTTTTCCGTGGACGAGGTGGTGAGCGAAACCGGACTGAGTAAAACCACTACCCGACGCTATCTGGAACACTGCGTGGATGCGGGTTTTCTGGCGGTGGAGATGCAGTACGGCAAGATTGGTCATCCGAGGAGGATGTATCGACGGGTTGCGGAGTCATGA
- a CDS encoding ATP-binding protein yields the protein MKLSFQIKLFISLVLFFSGLFVLLGIYYYQDVSRQLYQEMSTRAKIQAEEIAIIPNLRKAVADKDIPAINQFMHQVVLHSDASFIVVGDNKGIHLFHSAHGEVVGKKLIGGDNDAVLRGISTTTIRKGGLGISLRSKAPIFDDNHQVIGIISVGYLTSYLDTITLSKVINIFIAAVLLLAALFIFSWFFTRGIKKQIFSLEPREIGLLVRQQKAMMESIYEGVIAVDSELRIEVINQAARKLLGLSQPTRLLRGHPISEVIAPVPFFTREVILENDTHDEICRFNQLTVIASRVRIMLEDELQGWVITFRDRNEIDSLSAQLSQVKRYVDNLRIMRHEQLNRMTTLSGLLHMGRYDEAVRYIQAQSEHAQELLDFISARFSSPTLCGLLLGKAARAREKGVALAFDPLCEMARPCRMLGEAELISIIGNLLDNAIEATQRSPLPHDPVEVLILLNERELIIEVADQGIGIDPTIREHIFERGMTTKRSGDHGIGLYLIASYVTQVGGSIEVSNNAPRGTIFSLFIPEMGDQARPVPTLEEQYYAT from the coding sequence ATGAAGCTATCCTTCCAAATCAAACTTTTTATTTCTCTGGTGCTGTTCTTCTCCGGTTTGTTTGTTTTGCTCGGCATTTATTACTACCAGGATGTCAGTCGCCAGCTTTATCAGGAAATGAGCACCAGAGCAAAAATACAGGCAGAAGAGATCGCGATTATTCCGAATTTGCGCAAGGCGGTCGCAGACAAAGATATTCCGGCGATTAATCAATTTATGCACCAGGTGGTTTTGCATAGCGATGCCAGCTTTATTGTGGTGGGGGATAATAAGGGAATTCATCTATTTCATTCGGCGCACGGGGAGGTTGTCGGCAAAAAGCTGATTGGCGGCGACAATGACGCAGTGCTGCGCGGAATCAGCACCACCACGATTCGCAAAGGTGGGCTGGGAATATCTCTGCGCAGCAAAGCGCCGATATTTGACGATAACCATCAGGTGATCGGCATTATCTCAGTGGGTTATCTCACCAGCTATCTCGACACCATTACGCTGAGTAAAGTGATCAATATCTTTATCGCCGCCGTGTTGTTGCTGGCCGCCCTGTTTATCTTTTCCTGGTTTTTCACCCGCGGGATCAAAAAACAGATTTTCTCGCTGGAACCACGGGAAATTGGTCTGCTGGTACGCCAGCAGAAAGCCATGATGGAATCCATCTATGAAGGGGTCATTGCGGTCGACAGTGAGCTGCGCATTGAAGTGATCAATCAGGCAGCACGCAAACTTTTAGGGTTGAGCCAGCCAACCCGCCTGCTACGTGGTCATCCTATTAGCGAGGTGATTGCTCCAGTGCCCTTTTTCACCCGCGAGGTGATACTGGAAAACGATACCCACGACGAAATTTGCCGTTTCAATCAGTTAACGGTGATCGCCAGCCGGGTGCGAATTATGCTGGAGGATGAATTGCAGGGGTGGGTCATCACCTTTCGAGATCGCAACGAAATTGACAGCCTGAGTGCGCAACTCAGCCAGGTTAAACGCTATGTCGATAATCTGCGCATCATGCGCCATGAACAGTTAAATCGCATGACCACCCTCTCCGGGCTGTTGCATATGGGACGTTACGACGAAGCGGTGCGCTATATCCAGGCCCAGTCAGAGCATGCGCAGGAACTGCTGGACTTTATCTCCGCCCGTTTTAGCTCACCGACGCTGTGCGGCCTGCTGTTAGGCAAAGCGGCGCGGGCGCGGGAAAAAGGCGTGGCGTTAGCCTTTGATCCGTTATGCGAGATGGCGCGACCTTGTCGTATGCTGGGAGAGGCCGAGCTGATCTCAATCATCGGTAACCTGCTGGATAATGCAATCGAAGCCACCCAGCGCTCTCCTCTGCCTCACGATCCAGTGGAAGTACTGATCCTGCTTAATGAGCGGGAGCTGATCATTGAGGTGGCGGATCAAGGTATCGGTATCGATCCGACCATTCGTGAGCATATTTTTGAACGCGGGATGACCACCAAGCGCAGTGGCGATCATGGCATCGGCCTGTATTTAATCGCCAGCTATGTCACGCAGGTTGGCGGGTCGATTGAAGTCTCTAACAATGCCCCGCGAGGTACGATTTTTTCGTTATTTATTCCTGAAATGGGCGACCAGGCGCGTCCCGTTCCGACGCTGGAAGAACAGTATTATGCAACCTGA
- a CDS encoding 2-hydroxycarboxylate transporter family protein encodes MSTTDDSFSVTSESLAIQKKSLKDRWWHIMDTWKIGIIPLPLFLLAGALIAIDCLGGKLPSDIVVMVATLAFFGFACGEFGKRLPIVGKLGAAAICATFIPSAMVYYGLLPDVVVESTTKFYKSTNILYLYICCIIVGSIMSMNRTTLIQGFLRIFFPMLCGEIVGMLVGMGVGLMLGMEPFQIFFFIILPIMAGGVGEGAIPLSIGYATLLHMDQGVALGRVLPMVMLGGLTAIIISGCLNQLGKRFPHLTGEGQLMPNRSNGDTKAPEAAPGKTDVTTIAAGALLAVLLYMIGMLGHKLIGLPAPVGMLFVAVLIKLAHGVSPRLLEGSQVVYKFFQTSVTYPILFAVGVAITPWEELVHAFTINNLLVIVSTVSALVATGFFVGKKIGMHPIDVAIVSCCQSGQGGTGDVAILTAGNRMSLMPFAQIATRIGGAINVSVSLLILGNFLV; translated from the coding sequence ATGAGCACAACTGACGATTCGTTTTCTGTTACCTCTGAATCATTGGCGATTCAAAAGAAATCACTTAAGGACCGGTGGTGGCATATTATGGATACCTGGAAAATCGGGATTATTCCATTGCCATTATTTCTGCTGGCCGGGGCGTTGATTGCTATCGATTGTCTGGGCGGCAAGTTACCCAGCGATATTGTGGTGATGGTCGCGACACTGGCGTTTTTCGGTTTTGCCTGTGGTGAGTTTGGCAAACGTCTACCGATTGTGGGCAAACTGGGGGCTGCTGCGATTTGCGCCACCTTTATCCCGTCAGCGATGGTCTACTATGGCCTGCTGCCGGATGTGGTGGTGGAGTCCACCACCAAATTCTATAAATCCACCAACATCCTCTATCTCTACATCTGCTGCATTATTGTCGGCAGCATCATGAGCATGAATCGCACCACCCTGATTCAGGGATTCCTGCGTATTTTCTTCCCCATGTTGTGCGGTGAAATCGTCGGCATGCTGGTGGGAATGGGCGTTGGCCTGATGCTCGGTATGGAACCTTTCCAGATCTTCTTCTTTATTATTCTGCCGATCATGGCCGGTGGCGTTGGCGAAGGGGCGATCCCGCTGTCAATTGGCTACGCCACGCTGCTGCATATGGATCAGGGCGTTGCGCTTGGTCGCGTGTTGCCAATGGTGATGCTGGGTGGTCTGACGGCGATCATTATCTCCGGCTGCCTGAACCAACTTGGTAAGCGTTTTCCGCATTTGACCGGTGAAGGCCAACTGATGCCAAACCGCAGCAACGGCGACACCAAAGCGCCAGAAGCGGCACCGGGTAAAACCGATGTCACTACCATCGCCGCCGGGGCGCTGTTGGCGGTGCTGTTGTACATGATCGGTATGCTCGGCCACAAACTGATTGGCCTGCCAGCGCCGGTTGGCATGCTGTTTGTCGCGGTGCTGATCAAGCTGGCACACGGTGTTTCACCACGCCTGCTGGAAGGGTCGCAGGTGGTGTACAAATTCTTCCAGACCTCGGTGACCTATCCCATCCTGTTTGCCGTTGGCGTGGCGATTACGCCGTGGGAGGAACTGGTGCACGCATTCACCATCAATAACCTGCTGGTGATCGTCAGCACCGTTTCTGCACTGGTCGCGACGGGCTTCTTTGTCGGCAAAAAGATCGGTATGCATCCTATCGATGTCGCCATCGTCTCCTGCTGCCAGAGCGGTCAGGGGGGCACCGGGGATGTCGCCATCCTCACCGCGGGTAACCGTATGAGCCTGATGCCATTTGCTCAAATTGCCACCCGTATCGGCGGGGCGATCAACGTGTCGGTATCGCTGCTCATCCTCGGCAACTTCCTCGTCTGA
- a CDS encoding fumarylacetoacetate hydrolase family protein — MKLASFVHQGKRSYGIVRDNGVIDLGRRLGDRYADLKSLLAANALSEAQQLSQEVPDLRFNDLELLPVIDNPGKILCVGMNYAEKRKEFDQHNPAPTLFVRFADSQTGHNAPVLKPRHSSEFDYEGELAVIIGQSGEDIAREDALNHVAGYSCYMDGSARDWQHTWFTAGKNWRQTGAFGPWMTTADEIPDPHRLAIRTWLNGRMVQDDNTASMIHKVAELIEYISTFTSLHAGDVIITGSPGGVGKKRNPPLFMQAGDRIEVEIENIGHLSNVIIDAPAHALTATH, encoded by the coding sequence ATGAAACTTGCAAGCTTTGTCCACCAGGGAAAGCGTAGCTACGGCATCGTCAGGGATAACGGTGTGATCGATCTGGGTCGCCGTCTTGGTGACCGCTACGCGGATTTAAAATCGCTGCTCGCTGCCAACGCCTTATCTGAAGCGCAACAGCTGAGCCAGGAGGTGCCGGATCTGCGCTTTAACGATCTTGAATTGTTACCGGTGATTGATAACCCAGGGAAGATTCTTTGCGTCGGCATGAACTACGCCGAAAAGCGTAAAGAGTTTGATCAACATAACCCGGCACCGACGTTATTTGTGCGTTTTGCCGACTCGCAAACCGGCCATAACGCGCCGGTACTGAAACCGCGCCACTCCAGCGAATTTGATTATGAAGGTGAGCTGGCGGTGATCATTGGTCAAAGCGGCGAGGATATCGCACGCGAGGACGCGCTGAATCATGTGGCGGGCTACAGCTGTTATATGGACGGCTCCGCGCGTGACTGGCAGCACACCTGGTTTACCGCCGGAAAAAACTGGCGGCAGACCGGCGCATTTGGCCCGTGGATGACCACCGCCGATGAAATCCCGGACCCGCATCGGCTGGCAATTCGCACCTGGTTGAATGGCCGCATGGTGCAGGATGACAACACCGCCAGCATGATCCATAAAGTCGCCGAACTCATTGAGTACATCAGCACCTTCACCAGCCTGCATGCCGGAGACGTCATCATTACCGGCTCGCCGGGCGGCGTGGGTAAGAAACGCAATCCACCGCTGTTTATGCAGGCAGGCGATCGCATTGAAGTGGAGATTGAAAACATCGGCCATCTCAGCAATGTGATTATCGATGCGCCAGCTCACGCGCTGACGGCGACGCACTGA
- the citC gene encoding [citrate (pro-3S)-lyase] ligase, with the protein MQPRPPIDFRIAEVSGNTRRRETIRALLADSGLGMDSDITTFVEAWSNDRLVGCAGLAANVIKCVAIDEQWRGENLSAQLLAEVEHLALARGHFHLFLCTRPCNRERFQRNGFWPVVQSGENAILLENTPSGIQRYCRSLQASRVAGQRIGAIVMNANPFTLGHRYLVEQAAARCDWLHLFVVSEDASFFPYSARWKMVQSGVAHLPNITLHEGSQYIISRATFPAYFLKETGKVQQAWSEIDLLLFRNHIAPALGITHRFIGSEPFCDITRQYNHSMHQLLAGAVEVVEIPRIKAAGHAISASEVRRLLKTHQFSRIREIVPDTTFAHLTSHYSAEVA; encoded by the coding sequence ATGCAACCACGACCCCCCATCGACTTCCGCATCGCGGAAGTCAGCGGTAATACCCGGCGGCGCGAGACTATCCGTGCGCTGCTGGCGGATAGCGGATTAGGCATGGACAGCGACATCACCACCTTTGTTGAAGCCTGGTCGAACGATCGGCTGGTGGGCTGCGCTGGCCTCGCCGCTAACGTTATCAAATGTGTCGCCATTGATGAGCAGTGGCGCGGTGAAAATCTCAGCGCACAGTTGCTGGCTGAAGTGGAACACCTGGCGCTGGCGCGTGGACATTTTCACTTGTTCCTGTGCACGCGCCCCTGCAACCGGGAACGGTTCCAGCGTAACGGGTTCTGGCCGGTGGTACAGAGTGGAGAGAACGCCATTCTGCTGGAAAACACCCCTTCAGGTATTCAGCGCTACTGTCGTTCATTGCAGGCCAGCCGTGTCGCCGGGCAACGTATTGGCGCGATTGTGATGAACGCCAACCCTTTTACGCTGGGGCATCGTTATCTGGTGGAGCAGGCGGCAGCACGTTGTGACTGGCTGCACCTGTTTGTGGTCAGTGAAGACGCTTCGTTCTTCCCCTATAGCGCACGCTGGAAAATGGTGCAGAGCGGCGTCGCCCATCTGCCCAATATAACCTTGCATGAAGGTTCTCAGTACATCATCTCGCGCGCCACCTTTCCGGCCTATTTCCTGAAAGAAACCGGCAAGGTCCAGCAGGCGTGGAGTGAGATCGACCTGCTGCTGTTCCGCAACCATATCGCCCCGGCGTTAGGTATTACCCATCGCTTTATCGGCAGCGAACCGTTTTGCGACATCACCCGCCAGTACAACCACAGCATGCATCAGCTGCTGGCGGGCGCGGTGGAGGTGGTGGAAATCCCGCGTATCAAAGCCGCAGGCCATGCCATCTCGGCTTCAGAAGTGCGGCGCTTATTAAAAACACACCAGTTTTCCCGCATTCGGGAAATCGTACCGGATACCACTTTTGCGCATCTGACATCCCATTACAGCGCAGAAGTTGCTTAA
- the citD gene encoding citrate lyase acyl carrier protein codes for MKIVREALAGTLESSDLMVKIAPAGDGLEVVIHSEVIKQFGDQIRQVVHSTLRDMQVHQGLIIIEDKGALDCVIRARLQSAILRAAPDAEIDWGKLL; via the coding sequence ATGAAAATTGTGAGGGAGGCGCTGGCGGGAACCCTGGAGTCCAGCGACCTGATGGTAAAAATCGCCCCCGCCGGAGACGGGTTGGAAGTGGTGATTCATAGCGAGGTGATCAAGCAGTTCGGCGATCAGATCCGCCAGGTGGTGCACAGCACGCTGCGTGATATGCAGGTCCATCAGGGCTTGATCATTATCGAAGACAAAGGCGCGCTGGATTGTGTGATCCGCGCTCGTTTGCAAAGCGCCATACTGCGCGCCGCACCAGACGCGGAGATCGATTGGGGAAAACTGCTATGA
- the citE gene encoding citrate (pro-3S)-lyase subunit beta — translation MRKLRRSMLFLPGANAAMLSTAFIYRPDSIMFDLEDAVALREKDTARLLVFHALQHPMYQDIETVVRINPLNTPFGLPDLEAVVRAGVDVVRLPKTDTPEDIYELERHLERIELACGREVGSTRVMAAIESAIGVINAVAIARSSQRLIGIALAAFDYVMDMQTERGDGTELFYARCAVLHAARAAGIDAFDVVWSDVNDEAGFLREVELIRKMGFNGKSLINPRQIDLLHNAYAPTQQEVDHAQRVIEAAEEGERNGLGVVSLNGKMIDAPIINHALMVLERAAASGVRR, via the coding sequence ATGAGGAAACTACGCCGAAGCATGCTGTTCTTGCCGGGGGCCAATGCGGCCATGCTCTCCACAGCCTTTATCTATCGGCCTGATTCGATCATGTTCGATCTGGAAGACGCGGTCGCACTCCGGGAAAAAGATACCGCGCGTTTGCTGGTGTTCCATGCATTGCAGCACCCGATGTATCAGGACATTGAAACCGTGGTACGCATTAACCCATTGAACACGCCGTTTGGTTTGCCGGATCTGGAGGCGGTGGTGCGTGCGGGTGTTGATGTGGTGCGCTTGCCGAAAACCGATACCCCGGAAGATATCTACGAACTGGAGCGTCACCTCGAACGGATCGAGTTAGCTTGTGGTCGTGAAGTCGGATCTACGCGAGTGATGGCGGCGATTGAATCCGCGATTGGTGTAATCAACGCCGTGGCGATCGCGCGCAGCTCCCAGCGGCTGATCGGCATTGCGTTGGCGGCTTTCGATTATGTGATGGATATGCAAACCGAACGTGGCGATGGCACCGAGTTGTTCTATGCCCGTTGTGCCGTGCTGCACGCCGCCCGCGCTGCCGGTATCGATGCTTTTGACGTGGTGTGGTCAGACGTGAACGATGAAGCCGGTTTTCTGCGTGAAGTCGAGCTGATCCGCAAAATGGGTTTTAACGGCAAATCGTTAATCAACCCGCGCCAGATTGATCTGCTGCATAACGCCTATGCACCCACTCAGCAGGAAGTGGATCACGCGCAACGCGTGATCGAAGCAGCAGAAGAGGGTGAGCGTAATGGCCTCGGCGTGGTGTCGCTAAACGGCAAAATGATCGATGCCCCGATTATCAATCACGCGCTGATGGTGCTGGAGCGTGCGGCGGCATCCGGCGTGCGGCGTTAA
- the citF gene encoding citrate lyase subunit alpha, which yields MNQTELLHVNFPHLRELKPFESAHHTTPWLADIHAKHTRKLCASLDDAIARSGLQDGMTISFHHAFREGDQVINNVVAVLARLGFKNLTLASSSLMTCNDALIEHIRSGVITRIYTSGMRGKLAEAISHGLMKEPVQIHSHGGRVKLLQDGELNIDVAFLGVPCSDEFGNANGTQGRSACGSLGYAMVDARFAKKVVLLTEELVPFPNMPASLGQDQVDLIVQVASVGDPAKISVGAARVTSNPRELMIARYAADVIEHSGYFRPGFSMQTGSGAAATAATRFMEEKMARHGVKARFALGGITGGLVDLHEKGLIEKLLDTQCFDSEAAASLHRNPNHVEISTDVYANPGGKAASCDQLDVVILSALEIDVEFNVNVITGSDGVMRGASGGHCDVAAAANLTIVVAPLLRSRIPTVVKRVTTRLTPGESIDVLVTDHGIAVNPARPEIRERLLAAGLKVVDIEALYQRAVSLTGEPKPIAFTDRIVGVIRYRDGSVIDVVRQVKEEEL from the coding sequence ATGAATCAAACAGAACTTCTTCACGTTAATTTCCCGCATCTGCGTGAGTTAAAACCTTTTGAAAGCGCCCATCACACCACGCCGTGGCTGGCAGATATCCATGCCAAACACACCCGTAAATTGTGTGCCTCGCTGGATGATGCCATCGCGCGTAGCGGCTTACAGGATGGTATGACCATCTCCTTCCACCACGCATTTCGCGAAGGCGATCAGGTTATCAACAATGTGGTGGCGGTGCTGGCACGGCTCGGATTTAAAAATCTGACGCTGGCTTCCAGTTCGCTGATGACCTGCAACGATGCGCTGATCGAGCATATTCGAAGCGGAGTGATCACGCGTATCTACACCTCCGGGATGCGCGGCAAACTGGCGGAAGCGATTTCACATGGTCTGATGAAAGAACCGGTGCAGATCCATTCCCACGGTGGTCGGGTCAAGCTATTACAGGATGGCGAACTGAACATTGATGTCGCTTTCCTTGGCGTGCCGTGCAGCGACGAGTTTGGCAACGCCAATGGTACGCAAGGCCGTTCCGCGTGTGGGTCGCTCGGTTATGCAATGGTTGATGCCCGTTTCGCCAAAAAGGTGGTGCTGCTGACCGAGGAGCTGGTGCCGTTTCCCAATATGCCCGCCAGCCTCGGCCAGGATCAGGTGGATTTGATCGTTCAGGTCGCCAGTGTGGGTGATCCGGCGAAAATCAGCGTTGGGGCGGCACGCGTCACCAGCAACCCGCGTGAGCTGATGATTGCCCGCTACGCCGCCGATGTGATTGAACACTCGGGCTATTTCCGCCCAGGCTTTTCGATGCAGACCGGTTCGGGCGCAGCGGCCACGGCGGCCACCCGTTTTATGGAAGAAAAAATGGCGCGCCACGGCGTCAAAGCGCGTTTTGCTCTTGGTGGTATCACCGGGGGCCTGGTCGATCTGCACGAAAAGGGGTTGATCGAAAAATTACTCGATACCCAATGCTTTGACAGTGAAGCGGCGGCCTCACTGCATCGCAACCCGAATCATGTGGAGATCTCCACCGACGTGTATGCCAATCCCGGCGGCAAAGCGGCCAGTTGCGATCAACTTGATGTGGTGATCCTGAGCGCACTGGAAATTGACGTTGAATTCAACGTGAACGTCATTACCGGCTCCGATGGCGTGATGCGCGGTGCCTCTGGTGGTCACTGCGACGTTGCCGCCGCCGCCAATCTGACGATTGTGGTCGCGCCGCTGCTGCGCAGTCGCATTCCCACCGTGGTTAAACGCGTCACCACCCGGCTGACGCCCGGCGAGAGTATTGATGTGCTGGTGACCGACCACGGTATCGCGGTGAATCCGGCGCGCCCGGAAATTCGCGAGCGCTTGCTGGCCGCCGGGTTGAAAGTGGTCGATATCGAGGCGCTCTATCAGCGTGCGGTTTCGCTGACCGGTGAACCCAAACCGATCGCCTTTACCGACCGCATTGTCGGGGTGATCCGCTATCGCGATGGCAGCGTGATTGACGTTGTTCGGCAGGTTAAAGAGGAAGAACTATGA
- the citX gene encoding citrate lyase holo-[acyl-carrier protein] synthase: protein MTMMTPVQAGVSLTALLAAKEARAARQADWLTRYQQPIISLTLVTPGAVKDSIRYRNTMGVAVQACDQLLWQHRWPVLAHQVLWLETGPEALWCVEHPAVEIKAQCVELEQTFPLGRLWDFDVFCPQLGQIGRHSLDLHTRRCLVCDQPAHGCARSRRHPLEEVVARVENMIDGWFARD, encoded by the coding sequence ATGACCATGATGACGCCCGTGCAAGCGGGCGTCAGTCTGACAGCGCTGCTGGCGGCGAAAGAGGCTCGCGCGGCGCGTCAGGCTGACTGGCTCACTCGCTATCAACAACCGATCATTTCGCTGACGCTGGTGACACCGGGAGCGGTGAAAGACAGCATCCGTTATCGCAACACCATGGGGGTGGCTGTGCAGGCCTGCGACCAACTGCTGTGGCAGCATCGCTGGCCGGTGCTGGCCCACCAGGTGTTGTGGCTGGAAACCGGACCGGAAGCGCTGTGGTGCGTGGAACATCCGGCAGTGGAAATCAAAGCGCAGTGCGTCGAACTGGAACAAACCTTCCCGCTCGGCAGGTTGTGGGATTTTGACGTGTTTTGCCCGCAGCTGGGGCAGATTGGACGACATTCACTGGATTTGCACACCCGTCGTTGTCTGGTCTGCGATCAACCGGCGCATGGTTGCGCGCGTTCGCGCCGCCATCCGCTTGAGGAGGTGGTAGCGCGTGTGGAGAACATGATTGATGGCTGGTTTGCTCGCGATTAA